From the Roseiconus lacunae genome, one window contains:
- a CDS encoding beta-propeller domain-containing protein — MQRIFAARLLASFVFALASASLVSAGHPLVANEGQTLCWFDAEGQCIEKVNLTGAPHDIHVLEDGNILTHQHTEIVELDAESKEIVWKFDARKLSDVKRVELHSIARLPDGNLMVALSGQGTIYEIDRSGKVARQFDLKRDHPHPHRDTRLVRPIVDGDNWTYLVAQEGDGYVREYDRDGKIVWEFDVPLFGKEKKGGHGPEAFGDSVFAALRLENGNTLIATGNGHSLLEVTPAKEIVWKVEQNDLPGITLAWVTTLQVMPNGNIVLGNCHAGEGQPQIIEINREKEVVWSLMDFEHLGNSVSNSVVMTK, encoded by the coding sequence ATGCAAAGAATTTTTGCGGCACGCTTGCTCGCCTCTTTTGTTTTCGCGCTGGCGTCGGCGTCACTTGTTTCGGCAGGGCATCCGCTGGTTGCCAACGAAGGACAGACGTTGTGTTGGTTTGATGCTGAGGGCCAGTGCATTGAAAAAGTCAATCTCACCGGTGCTCCACACGATATCCACGTCCTTGAAGATGGAAATATCTTGACGCATCAGCACACCGAGATCGTCGAACTCGATGCGGAGTCCAAAGAAATCGTCTGGAAGTTCGACGCCCGCAAGCTCTCGGACGTCAAACGAGTGGAATTGCACTCAATCGCTCGACTGCCCGATGGCAACTTGATGGTAGCACTTAGCGGTCAGGGAACGATCTACGAAATTGACCGTAGCGGAAAGGTCGCTCGGCAGTTCGATCTGAAGCGTGATCATCCCCATCCGCACCGGGACACGCGGTTGGTCCGACCAATTGTAGACGGGGATAATTGGACTTACCTAGTCGCACAGGAAGGTGACGGTTACGTTCGGGAGTATGACCGGGACGGGAAAATCGTTTGGGAATTCGATGTGCCATTGTTCGGAAAAGAGAAAAAGGGCGGCCACGGTCCCGAGGCCTTTGGCGATTCAGTATTCGCCGCGCTTCGCTTGGAAAACGGGAATACGTTGATCGCAACCGGCAACGGACACAGCTTGTTGGAGGTCACGCCGGCTAAAGAAATCGTTTGGAAAGTTGAGCAGAATGATCTTCCCGGGATCACGCTCGCTTGGGTGACGACGCTGCAGGTGATGCCCAATGGCAATATCGTTTTGGGAAACTGTCACGCCGGTGAAGGTCAGCCCCAAATCATCGAAATCAATCGTGAGAAGGAAGTGGTGTGGTCACTGATGGACTTCGAACACCTCGGGAACTCCGTGTCCAATTCCGTCGTCATGACCAAATAG
- a CDS encoding sulfatase-like hydrolase/transferase: protein MNNTPLLLILLIVSIPLKNCCWGAERPPNLVLIIVDDLGYGDVSYQGAPDLETPHLDQLAAEGIVFTQMRANCTVCSPTRAAIMTARYADRSGVPGVIRTQPENSWGYLSPNLSTLADRLGDAGYHSAAIGKWHLGLRSPNTPLDRGFDFFHGFLGDMMDDYYTHLRGGINFMRLGRETIQPQGHATELFTDWAIDYVADRTALSDGDAESHQPFFLYLAYNAPHFPIQPPDEWLNKTQLAHLGMELKRAKNVAFVEHLDHNIGRFLRRLDELGLREKTVVAFTSDNGGSLPHAQRNLPWRDGKQSHYDGGLRVPMIVRSTDPSLAGTESDYIGLNFDLHATFVELAGAKPDPEADAVSLVPILQGKMMPKQTRELYFVRREGGNRYVGGAYHALIRGDWKLLRNDPYSPLQLYNLNDDPYETTDLIDQRPRVAKELKQSLRKHLQRGGRVPWQSPAE, encoded by the coding sequence ATGAACAACACTCCGCTCCTACTCATTCTGCTCATCGTTTCCATACCTCTAAAAAACTGCTGTTGGGGTGCCGAAAGACCACCGAACTTGGTCTTAATCATCGTCGATGACCTGGGGTATGGAGATGTCAGCTACCAAGGGGCACCAGATTTAGAAACGCCACATCTCGATCAACTAGCCGCCGAAGGAATCGTATTCACACAAATGCGAGCGAATTGCACCGTGTGTTCGCCCACACGCGCGGCCATCATGACGGCTCGATATGCGGATCGCTCCGGGGTTCCGGGCGTAATTCGAACACAGCCGGAAAACAGTTGGGGATACCTTTCGCCGAATCTGTCGACGCTGGCCGATCGACTCGGGGACGCGGGGTATCACAGCGCGGCAATCGGGAAATGGCATCTCGGCCTCCGGTCACCGAACACGCCGCTCGATCGCGGATTCGATTTCTTTCATGGTTTTCTCGGCGACATGATGGACGATTACTACACGCATCTTCGTGGGGGAATTAACTTCATGCGACTAGGACGTGAGACTATCCAACCCCAGGGACATGCGACAGAGTTATTCACCGACTGGGCAATCGACTATGTTGCCGATCGAACAGCACTAAGCGACGGCGACGCAGAGTCACATCAGCCATTCTTTCTGTACCTCGCCTATAACGCACCACACTTTCCGATTCAGCCACCAGATGAGTGGCTGAACAAAACGCAGCTGGCGCATCTTGGGATGGAACTCAAACGCGCGAAGAATGTCGCGTTTGTGGAGCATCTTGACCACAACATCGGTCGATTTTTGCGGCGTCTTGACGAACTAGGCCTTCGCGAAAAGACCGTGGTTGCCTTTACCAGCGACAACGGCGGTTCGCTTCCACATGCACAGCGGAATCTACCTTGGCGTGATGGCAAACAATCTCATTACGACGGCGGACTTCGTGTGCCGATGATCGTTCGGTCAACCGATCCATCACTCGCGGGAACAGAAAGCGACTATATTGGATTGAACTTTGACCTTCATGCGACCTTTGTCGAACTCGCCGGTGCGAAGCCAGATCCGGAAGCCGATGCGGTGAGCTTGGTTCCAATCCTGCAAGGCAAAATGATGCCGAAGCAGACTCGTGAGTTGTACTTTGTCAGACGCGAAGGCGGCAATCGGTACGTCGGTGGTGCTTACCACGCGTTGATTCGCGGGGATTGGAAATTGCTTCGCAATGATCCTTATTCGCCGTTGCAGTTGTACAACTTGAACGACGATCCGTACGAAACGACGGATCTGATTGACCAACGGCCGCGGGTCGCAAAAGAATTGAAACAGTCGCTGCGAAAGCACTTGCAACGCGGTGGGCGTGTACCCTGGCAATCGCCTGCCGAGTAG
- a CDS encoding PhoPQ-activated pathogenicity-related family protein: protein MNFQRLCGSIVFAIVIGTITSAEIQAQEHHPESNPVATEAKPFPTALIDYVKQSDDDVFRWEHLGKMTTAAGTVHQLRVTSQTWQGIVWKHAVEVYEPKNIRFENHAVLYVTGGSTPSQPRPSDIVLGVQLANQCGARVVMLHQTPNQPLLGNRREDDLISETWLRYLETGDATWPLLFPMVKSAVRTMDAIGEFSEQSLSSKVEHFVITGASKRGWTSWLSPVADNRVIATAPIVIDVLNFRKQMDHQIETWGSYSRQIADYTRKGLVKTPGEKESEREAALREMMDPFTYRSKLTLPKLLIVGTNDPYWTVDAMNLYWNDLVGPKFIRQVPNAGHGLEGGREGAVASLAAFFRHCASGETMPKAHWQFEESGRELTLSMLTDHPPKEVRLWTAQSETKDFRKAKWSSKVITKTGDLFVGRLTKPESKHVAAFGEFVFADQVGSWSITTLVYRR, encoded by the coding sequence ATGAATTTCCAACGTCTATGCGGTAGCATCGTTTTCGCGATCGTTATTGGGACGATCACGTCAGCAGAGATTCAGGCTCAAGAGCATCACCCCGAATCGAATCCTGTTGCTACGGAAGCGAAGCCCTTTCCGACTGCTCTGATCGACTATGTCAAGCAATCGGATGATGATGTTTTTCGTTGGGAACACCTCGGCAAAATGACGACGGCGGCCGGCACGGTACACCAATTGCGAGTCACTTCACAAACGTGGCAAGGCATCGTTTGGAAACATGCGGTCGAAGTTTATGAACCTAAAAACATCCGCTTCGAGAATCATGCGGTGCTCTATGTCACCGGTGGAAGCACCCCATCGCAACCGCGGCCATCAGATATCGTTCTCGGGGTACAGTTGGCAAACCAATGCGGTGCTCGTGTGGTGATGCTGCACCAAACCCCCAACCAGCCCCTGTTGGGTAACCGTCGCGAGGATGATTTAATCAGCGAGACGTGGTTACGATACTTAGAGACAGGTGATGCGACGTGGCCGCTGCTATTTCCGATGGTGAAGAGCGCGGTGAGAACCATGGACGCGATCGGAGAATTCTCAGAGCAATCACTGAGCAGCAAAGTTGAGCACTTTGTCATCACCGGGGCATCCAAACGCGGCTGGACCAGTTGGCTTTCTCCGGTAGCCGACAACCGAGTTATTGCCACCGCACCGATCGTGATCGATGTCTTGAACTTTCGAAAGCAGATGGATCACCAAATCGAAACTTGGGGATCGTACAGCCGGCAAATCGCGGATTACACCCGAAAAGGATTGGTAAAAACGCCCGGCGAAAAAGAAAGCGAGCGTGAAGCGGCACTGCGGGAAATGATGGACCCGTTCACCTACCGAAGCAAACTGACACTTCCGAAGCTACTGATTGTGGGAACCAACGACCCGTACTGGACCGTTGACGCGATGAATCTGTACTGGAACGACTTGGTCGGGCCCAAGTTCATTCGGCAAGTCCCCAACGCTGGTCACGGACTCGAAGGCGGCCGAGAAGGTGCGGTCGCAAGCCTTGCCGCCTTCTTTCGGCATTGTGCTTCTGGGGAAACGATGCCGAAAGCTCATTGGCAGTTCGAGGAATCGGGACGCGAATTGACGCTTTCCATGTTGACCGATCATCCCCCCAAAGAAGTCCGACTTTGGACGGCACAGTCGGAAACCAAAGACTTCCGAAAGGCCAAATGGTCCAGCAAAGTCATTACCAAGACAGGCGACCTATTCGTTGGCCGATTAACAAAACCGGAATCCAAACACGTGGCCGCCTTTGGTGAATTCGTCTTTGCAGACCAAGTAGGCTCATGGTCGATCACGACGCTTGTCTATCGCCGTTAA
- a CDS encoding DUF1549 domain-containing protein: protein MAAAVAWVAILLWQPYIIAEQPQYRVLPARIVLDGSDSVQRFSVVEVRRGQASARVVDPSLKIDIDDDSIAMINDRQVRAISNGATTLRCSVGDETIEVPVVVQNADSPYQQSFRNDVQSVLAKAGCSMGACHGALAGKGGFRLSLRGYDPAHDYNTITREARGRRIELADPGRSLLLAKPTGALPHKGGIKLETGSRHYRILADWIAQGAKGPADTDARLQKITVMPEVATLAPGDQSQVLVQAHYDDGRVVDVTHLSKFSATDESVARVDNEGLATVVGSGEAAVLVWFGSKVVLARMVVPYQFQIADSVYAASAKRNFIDEENLNQLRKLNLAPSPRCDDTVFLRRSTLDTIGRLPTPAERDRFFSDPPQTRRDLWIERLLASEDFVSYWTYRWSDMLLINGTRLRPVAVKTYYQWVRDRVRKNQPWDEFVREILTATGRSDENGATNFYALHQSPEDMTENACQAFLGLSIGCAKCHNHPLEKWTNDQYYAMANLFARVRAKGWGGDGRNGDGIRTLFVSAAGDLIQPNRGRPQAPAPLDSPPIEIDDPSDRRLVLADWMTSPDNPYFARSISNRLWANFFGRGLVEEVDDLRLSNPASNEPLLKKLADHLVAINFDLKQQMRLMLQSETYQRSSIALPENKPESKYHSRYYPRRLMAEVLLDSIDQVVGTSSQFTEIAFPGADKQKTDFYSTGTKAIELYDSAVNSYFLKTFGRNPREITCECERSEEQSMVQVLHLSNGDTLNPKLAMENNVIGNAIDNDLSGREFVRMMFLRAFAREPNEQESRRLLAILAEYETDRRTGLEDATWSILTSAEFTFNY, encoded by the coding sequence GTGGCCGCCGCGGTTGCTTGGGTAGCGATACTGCTTTGGCAACCGTACATAATCGCGGAGCAGCCTCAATACCGCGTCTTACCGGCCAGGATCGTGCTTGACGGTAGCGATAGCGTTCAGCGATTCAGCGTCGTCGAAGTCCGTCGCGGTCAAGCGTCTGCGCGGGTGGTCGATCCGTCTTTAAAGATTGACATCGATGACGATTCCATCGCGATGATCAATGATCGACAGGTACGCGCAATCAGCAACGGCGCGACAACCCTGCGGTGTTCGGTCGGGGACGAAACGATCGAGGTACCGGTCGTCGTTCAAAACGCCGATTCCCCCTATCAACAGAGCTTCCGCAATGACGTCCAATCGGTGCTCGCCAAAGCCGGCTGTAGCATGGGCGCCTGTCACGGCGCACTGGCCGGCAAAGGTGGATTCCGGTTGTCGCTTCGCGGATACGATCCGGCACACGACTATAACACGATCACACGTGAAGCTCGCGGTCGCCGAATCGAGTTGGCCGATCCCGGGCGAAGCTTGCTGTTGGCGAAGCCGACCGGCGCGTTGCCGCACAAAGGCGGGATCAAGCTAGAAACCGGATCGAGGCACTATCGCATCCTCGCCGACTGGATCGCACAGGGCGCGAAGGGACCGGCCGACACTGACGCGCGGTTGCAAAAGATCACGGTGATGCCTGAAGTTGCGACGTTGGCCCCGGGGGATCAGTCGCAGGTCTTGGTGCAAGCCCACTACGACGACGGACGAGTCGTCGATGTCACGCACCTGTCAAAGTTTTCGGCGACAGACGAATCCGTCGCTCGTGTCGACAACGAGGGACTCGCAACGGTCGTCGGAAGCGGTGAGGCTGCCGTCCTGGTTTGGTTCGGAAGCAAAGTTGTCTTGGCCCGAATGGTGGTCCCGTACCAGTTTCAAATCGCTGATAGCGTTTACGCGGCATCCGCAAAACGCAACTTCATCGATGAAGAAAACCTCAACCAACTCCGCAAATTGAATTTGGCACCGTCACCTCGTTGCGACGACACGGTTTTCCTCCGCCGATCGACATTGGACACCATCGGCCGTCTGCCGACGCCGGCGGAACGCGATCGTTTCTTTAGCGATCCACCCCAGACCCGGCGTGATCTTTGGATCGAACGATTACTTGCCAGTGAAGATTTTGTGTCCTACTGGACGTACAGATGGTCGGACATGTTGCTGATCAATGGGACCCGACTTCGCCCGGTGGCGGTGAAGACGTACTACCAGTGGGTGCGCGATCGTGTTCGAAAGAACCAACCGTGGGATGAATTTGTTCGCGAGATTCTGACCGCGACCGGCAGAAGCGATGAAAACGGTGCGACGAATTTTTACGCGTTGCATCAATCGCCCGAAGACATGACCGAGAACGCTTGCCAGGCGTTTCTTGGGTTGTCGATTGGGTGCGCTAAGTGCCACAACCATCCATTAGAAAAATGGACTAATGATCAATACTATGCCATGGCAAATCTGTTTGCCCGAGTTCGCGCGAAGGGATGGGGAGGCGACGGCCGAAACGGTGATGGCATCCGCACGCTCTTTGTCTCTGCGGCTGGCGATCTAATCCAGCCCAATCGCGGGCGACCCCAAGCTCCGGCACCGCTCGATTCTCCGCCGATCGAGATCGACGATCCGTCTGACCGGCGACTGGTGCTCGCCGATTGGATGACGTCACCTGACAATCCGTATTTCGCCAGGTCAATCAGTAACCGATTGTGGGCTAACTTCTTCGGCCGTGGCTTAGTCGAAGAAGTCGATGACTTAAGATTGAGCAATCCCGCTTCAAACGAGCCACTGTTGAAAAAGCTTGCCGACCATCTGGTCGCGATCAATTTCGATCTCAAGCAACAGATGCGACTGATGTTGCAAAGCGAAACGTATCAGCGCAGTAGCATCGCATTGCCAGAAAATAAGCCAGAGTCGAAGTACCACAGCCGTTATTATCCGAGACGATTGATGGCAGAAGTCCTACTCGATTCGATCGACCAGGTGGTTGGTACTTCGTCGCAATTCACTGAGATCGCGTTTCCAGGTGCCGATAAACAGAAAACTGATTTCTACTCAACGGGTACCAAAGCGATCGAGCTGTATGATTCGGCGGTCAATTCATACTTTCTGAAAACCTTTGGACGCAATCCGCGAGAGATCACTTGCGAATGCGAACGGAGCGAAGAACAGAGCATGGTGCAGGTCTTGCACCTTTCCAACGGTGACACGCTAAATCCCAAACTGGCGATGGAAAATAACGTCATCGGAAACGCGATCGACAACGATCTTTCCGGACGTGAATTCGTGCGGATGATGTTCTTACGTGCTTTCGCTAGAGAGCCGAATGAGCAAGAAAGTCGTCGTCTATTGGCGATCTTGGCTGAATACGAAACCGATCGTCGCACCGGCCTGGAAGACGCCACGTGGAGCATCCTGACGAGCGCTGAATTCACGTTTAACTACTAA